A genome region from Arachis hypogaea cultivar Tifrunner unplaced genomic scaffold, arahy.Tifrunner.gnm2.J5K5 arahy.Tifrunner.gnm2.scaffold_172, whole genome shotgun sequence includes the following:
- the LOC114927315 gene encoding uncharacterized protein encodes MRVFTTPSSTSGTGGNNNSTLFFESFSSSAIVPRENRETSIMLPINNNNPAVEIIHINDEEPDLESSLLEVNLNSSSSILPTTEQTNQHASNLLTLQRNLRINTANNNNQQDGVSLDLSLHQFGGDGGGSSSTMDVIGGSAGGGGGGGDGLLMSVLNNTSTRRIMPIKRTAPDYARREFTVGESSSAGGAGGGSVAQPMAAPKRRPTANENAALRISSSSNTCTCTPSPTCALHASANSNLSSSSREQPHETANNNNNNPQNVVRIPSSLWPISDVQRALQSDSFQVLQPTTTAATPPPPPPSSSNNNNNNTTLGILQLDDGSFIYPQPVFDSSHHHHQIHHGHQHTPFNPLYHRGYQPFFSTADTSPFRPASINYMENLPHHHHHHHPYGGSSSSSSTPSPLPWSTVIRPRAIPVSLTHRVGGSNRESNNTRNNYPFSSPAGRGTITVTQNRGNSSSSSLFPGGSPSTRLLESLVQNAGTPSSGSGAGQNNTAGTTVGAVPAVQQLSNVARAWIRRLNAHDEALTRTSQSSTRDNTPHRALRASPIAEIYNLPTYFADDSRRLRQEIRTAIDHLRNGGSVRLEELLILDYSIVLNLLDNIEEEEDDADMPQQFYEYLGDGQRVTNPDLGLTETEVAVCIGREIFRTVGGQPQNIDACGICQEDYVHGEELGRLDCAHRYHLSCIRQWLLIKNRCPICKKMALTIIDLEDDEDDDE; translated from the exons ATGAGGGTTTTCACTACTCCTTCATCAACTTCTGGTACTGGTGGTAATAATAATTCGACACTGTTTTTTGAAAGTTTTTCTTCCTCAGCTATTGTCCCTAGGGAAAACAGAGAGACTTCTATCATGCTCCCAATTAACAATAATAATCCTGCTGTTGAAATAATCCACATCAATGATGAAGAACCAGATCTTGAATCATCATTGTTAGAGGTCAATCTTAATTCTTCCTCTTCAATTTTACCAACAACCGAACAAACCAATCAACATGCCTCAAATCTTTTAACATTACAAAGAAATTTGAGAATCAACACcgccaacaacaacaaccaacaaGATGGTGTGTCACTTGATTTATCCTTACACCAGTTTGGCGGTGATGGCGGTGGCAGCTCTTCTACTATGGATGTCATCGGTGGCAgcgctggtggtggtggtggaggtggagATGGTCTCTTGATGAGCGTTCTCAACAATACTTCTACTAGGCGCATCATGCCGATCAAAAGAACTGCCCCTGATTATGCTCGCCGAGAGTTTACGGTGGGTGAGAGCTCAAGTGCCGGTGGTGCTGGTGGTGGATCTGTTGCTCAACCTATGGCAGCCCCCAAGCGGCGACCCACCGCAAATGAAAATGCGGCGCTGCGCATTTCATCATCATCTAATACCTGCACTTGTACCCCTTCTCCCACTTGCGCTCTCCATGCTTCCGCCAATAGTAATCTTTCTTCATCTTCCAGGGAACAACCCCATGAAActgctaacaacaacaacaacaacccccAAAATGTTGTTCGTATTCCTTCTAGTTTGTGGCCAATTTCTGATGTGCAAAGAGCTCTTCAGTCTGATAGCTTTCAAGTCCTTCAACCTACTACTACTGCTgctactcctcctcctcctcctcctagtagtagtaataataacaataataacacaaCACTTGGTATTCTGCAACTTGATGATGGTTCCTTTATTTACCCCCAACCTGTTTTTGATAgtagccaccaccaccaccaaatcCACCATGGCCACCAGCACACGCCATTTAATCCGTTATACCACCGTGGCTATCAACCATTTTTCTCCACTGCTGACACTTCTCCATTCCGCCCAGCCTCAATCAATTACATGGAgaatcttcctcatcatcatcatcatcatcatccgtacggcggttcttcttcttcttcttcgactcCTTCCCCTCTTCCTTGGAGCACCGTGATTAGGCCAAGGGCTATTCCTGTGTCTCTCACTCACCGAGTTGGAGGAAGTAATAGAGAATCTAACAACACCAGAAACAACTATCCTTTTTCTTCTCCTGCTGGAAGGGGAACAATCACTGTGACTCAGAATCGtggaaactcatcatcatcaagcTTATTCCCCGGTGGGTCTCCTTCAACACGGCTACTCGAAAGCCTTGTACAAAACGCCGGTACCCCTTCTTCTGGATCTGGCGCTGGTCAGAATAATACAGCAGGTACTACCGTTGGAGCTGTTCCTGCAGTTCAGCAGCTGTCGAACGTTGCTCGTGCATGGATTCGAAGGCTGAACGCTCATGACGAGGCCTTGACGAGAACGTCACAATCTTCTACCCGTGATAATACTCCTCACAGGGCACTGCGAGCTTCTCCTATTGCTGAGATCTATAATTTGCCTACTTATTTTGCTGATGATTCAAGAAGGCTTAGACAAGAg ATCCGCACTGCCATTGATCATTTGCGTAATGGAGGTTCCGTCCGACTGGAG GAACTTTTAATTCTTGATTACTCCATTGTGCTGAACTTGCTTGACAAcattgaggaggaggaggatgatgcGGATATGCCGCAGCAGTTTTATGAG TATCTGGGAGACGGGCAGCGAGTGACCAACCCCGATTTAGGACTGACGGAAACTGAGGTTGCAGTATGTATTGGACGGGAAATTTTCCGAACTGTTGGTGGGCAGCCTCAGAACATTGATGCATGCGGCATATGTCAG